AGCCCCTACCAAGCAAAAAATAACCATTCGTCTTTCTCAGGAAGTGGTAGATGCCTTTCGAGCCACAGGTAAACACTGGCAATCTCGTATGGACTGTGCGATGAAAAACTGGTTGAAAGAGCATTCTCCCCATGATGTCAAACCTTGACCCACTTTTTTAACGCAATAAAGGGGTGATGGTGATCACAAAAGATTCTTTTTTGCTTTTCCCTGACATGCCTCCCCCGAATAAAAAATGGCGGGAGGAACCGACTCCTCGTTGACTCCCGTCTTGAATATTTTGTTCAAAACCACTCATGAGAACCGTTTCTCCAGGCTTGAGCCATACCCGTTGTGGAATAGAGCGGGAGTCGGTATCGGGCGCTTCGATGCTTTCAGTTTTGTTCCTGTTTTCTATTCTTCTCAGCCGATTGAGCGAGGAGATATCCATCATCATCGTCAGCATCATTTTGTCATTGCCCTCTAAGATTTTTGGCATGATGTTAATGTTGGTGCCCGTGGTGATTTCTCCGGGTTCGAGTGATTGAACAGGCTCAGCGCCCGTCGTGGTGTTGCCCGTCGTGACCGACGTTTTGCGCAAATAAGTGGTTTGCTTTCCAATCTGCATTCCCGCAGTGGCTAAGTTCGTGGTCATGATAGACAGTGTTTTCACATCCGATACCTTGACCTGCTCAGACAAGGCTTTCAACAAAAATTGTGACCCCGCCCATTGCGACGCTCTCCCCGTGGCCGTCGGCAAAATTTCAAACCCCCCATTGGCCAGATTCGAGCCCGCATTAAAGGCATTCGCCACATGAATCCCGTATTTTCCTG
This genomic window from Candidatus Hamiltonella defensa 5AT (Acyrthosiphon pisum) contains:
- a CDS encoding BrnA antitoxin family protein, giving the protein MKNHLPLIDKEGEVRELKEEDFALMRPAEEVLPLSLLKTLGIRGPQKAPTKQKITIRLSQEVVDAFRATGKHWQSRMDCAMKNWLKEHSPHDVKP